AGGGCGCATCTGGGCCATTCCCGAGCTGGACGGCACCATCGAGGGCGTTGAGCTTTCGCACGAGGCCTCCGTGGGCAAGATTGCTCAGGAGGAAATCGAATACCTCATGGCTCGCGGACTGGACGAGGATGAAGCCACCTCCACCATTGTTCGCGGATTTCTCAACTGTGACATCATGGGGCTGCCGGATCGACTCCAGCGGGCCATCGACAAGCAGATCGAGGAGCTTCAGGCCAGCGGCGCCATGTAGCGCTTGGGCAAAATTGATCAAGCAGGAGGCGGCTTCCGAAAGGAAGTCGCCTTTTTTCGTCGATTTTCACCGTGAAAAGGCGTGTCTCGGACTGAATGTCGCTGAAAGGCAAGGTTGTCGGGAGGTCGTATTGTGAAATAAAGAATTATTGTTGGGGTATTGACACAAGCGAATTCTGGAGTACCATTCTGGGCTCGCAAGGAGAAAGCAGAATGGAATCCGATATGTTGTTTACGATGTTTGTGGGCATGTTCATTGTTGTAGCGATGATGATGACGGTGAAACACATGATTGTTGAGTGGCTCAACAATCACTCGTCGCGCACTGTAAAGAAAATTTCTGCTTATTGTGAACGACATCCTCGACTTTTTGGTCGTCGTCACGATGAGTTTTATTGCTTTTTCCGAAAAAAGACTTTTGTAAAGTAGCTTTTTCCGGACTCTGTGGATTGAAAGAGGCGGCGAGGGGAAAACCCGGGCCGCCTTTTTCGTTTTTCAGGGCAAGGCAAGTCGTTCTTGTCCCTGATTCGGCTTTCACGATTTCTTTGGAGATCATGATGTTTGTTGTCATTCTGGAATACACGGACTCGCTGGAACGGATAGATGCCTTGCTGGATGAACATGTGGCCTATTTGCGGGAACAGTATGCCGCAGGCATGTTTCTGGCTTCCGGTCGTCAGGAGCCGCGTGTGGGCGGCGTGATTCTGGCTGCTGCGGAAAGTCGCGAGGCTTTGGACAAGGTGCTGGCTCGCGATCCCTTTCAGCGTGAGAACGTGGCAAAGTATCAGGTCGTGGAGTTTCATCCCGGCATGACCGCTCAGGGGGTGGAGCAACTGTGGGAGGTTTGACCTCGCCGGGGTCAATCCACGAACGTCGCGCGTTCCGCAATGGATTCCGGCAGGGTGATTTCCCATTTCTTCAGTCCGGATCGGCTGAAGACGAAACGCCCCTGTTCCGGAATGCGTGGCGGAATGCTTGAAATTGGCGTTCCTTTCAGAATCTGCCTTGCCATGTCTCCGGCTGTTTCGCCCTGAATGTGGCCGGTTTGCACCAGCCCTCCCAAGGTCTTGTCCTGTCCGATCGCGAAGTCCCAATAGGCGAACAGCGGGATCGGCGAGTGTTCGCCGGTCCAGTCGAGAACCATGTCTTCCGGAACATGATTCCCGGCAGCGTCCTTGATCGTATGGTACAGGGCGACTATCGCCGCGTCGTAGTCATCTTCTTTTGCCTCGAAGACCGTCCTTCTCCATTCATGCCATTCCTCGATGAATCGCAAATCCACCGCGACCGGCGACAGCCCCATGAATGTCCTGTCGTTGAAGGCTTCTTCCACCAATGCCCAAGATGTCGTGCTGTTATCGAAAAGAATGAGCAGACGTTTCAGTCGATCCCCGAGTATCTCCTGAAGGAAGATGATGGACCGTTTGAACAGGGGACGCTCCAGTGCGCCCGTGGCGTAGTGGATGTCATTGAGATAGTTCCGCGGGTTGCCGTTGATTCCCAGATAGACGATGGGGGTGCCTGCTTCGCCTATGCGGTTGCCCAGACTTTTGAGCGCATTGTCGTCGCAGAGCACGACCAGTGACGGAGAGATGTCCCGGAAGGTTTGCCAGGCGGCTTCGATCTGTTTGAATTGATTTTTGGGACTGAGTCGTTTGGAATCCAGATAAAAGGATTCGACCTGAGCCTGCTTGAGCAGTTCGCTGTACAAGGGGCCGCTGTATTCCCGGACCCATTCGTACTCCGGGTGGTAGCTGTGTATCACGAGCACGGTCTTGGGGGACGCGCTGTGCGCCGAGGGCGCACAGACTGCTTCGGCCAGCATTGCAGCCAGAAAAAGGACGAGGAAAACGAAGAGCCTTGTCTGATGCATATGCACACTACACGGCATTCGGCTTCAATGGGCAAGTATATTCTGGCGTTGTTGAACTGTATCGAAGTCCGGGCTATGGTGCAGCAACACAATTCGCAAATGAGATTTCAGGAAGGATCATGCCGGGATACAAGGGACATCTGGCCGGAGGGCTGGCTTTTTTCGTGATGGGATTCGTGGGGGCGCTGCTGCTCGGCTGGGCCATGCGCGATCCGCTCGTGTGGGCCGGGATTGCCGGATTCTGCCTGATGGGAGCGCTTTTCCCGGATGTGGACACGGATTCCAAGGGCCAGAATCTGTTTTATCTCGTGTTCGCGGCTGTCGATCTCGGACTGATTCTGCACAAGGATTACATGTGGGCAGCCTGGCTCGGTTTTTTCGCCATGCTTCCGGCCATCGGTTCGCATCGCGGCTGGACGCACACCTGGTGGGCCATGCTGCTTGTCCCCGTCCCTATCATGGCTGTTCCCGCAGCGGTTCTCGGTTTGCCCGAGGCCAAGGCGTTTCTTCCGTTCTATGCTGCTTTCGTGGTGGGATACTTTTCCCATCTGCTGCTGGATGGGGAATTCCGCTAGGCTGCTAGAGCAGAGGTTCGAGAGCTGCGAACGCCTTGTCCAGAGTGAACCTGCGAACAACGCTTTCCCGACCCGCCTTGCCCATTTTGCGTCGCAGTTCCGGGCTGGCTATGAGCGCTTCGAGTTTGTCCGTCATGTCCTGAACCTCGCCGACTTTGGCAAGAAGCCCCGTGCTTCCGTCCGAGACAACCTCGGGATTGGAGCTGACGGCAAAGGCGACCACGGGCTTCTGCGCTGCCATGGCCTCCACGAGCACATAGCCGAATCCTTCCCAGAGCGAAGTCAGGGCAAAAATGTCCACGGATTCGTGGAAGGCACGCATGTTGTCGACAAAGCCGAGAAATTCAACGCAATCGGTTACGTTCTTTTCCCGGGCATGCGCTTTCAGTTCCTGTTCAAGTTCGCCGGAACCGGCAATGAGCATGCGGAATGAATGGCCGCGTTGCTTGAGCTGGGCTGCGCAGTCGATGAGCAGTTTCTGTCCCTTCTGGGCCGTGAGTCGGGCTGCATTGCCGATGGTCACGACTCCTTCCCGGGCCGGACGAAGCGGAGTCGCATCCGCTGCGTCATAGGAATCCAGATCGAATCCGTTGTAGATGACGGAAGTGCGCTCCGGGGCAATGAGATTCGGATTCCGTTGCAGGGCGAGCCGTCTGGTTTCCTCGGAATTGCAGAGAAAGCGGGTCAGTATCCTGCCGAACAGGAAGCGGTTGAGCGCCGTGTTGCGGATCGGCAGGGCGATGCCACGTCGATAGATGATGTTGGGCACACCTGCCAGCCTGGCTGCGATGCCGCCGGACTTGAGGTCGCGGGGCAGGGCGAAGATCACGGTTTCGATGCGGTTGTCCCTGAAGAAGTGCCCGAGTTCAAGAATCTTGAGCGGATTCAGAAAGCTGAGATTGCCAGCGTCCGTGAGATGAAGCCGGATGTTTTCGGCCTGTGCGAGGCGTTGGGCAAGGTCGCCTTTGGCATGGGCCACGGCGTGAACCGCATAGCCGTTGTCCCGGGCCAGCAGGGAAAAGTCGTGGGCCCATTTTTCCCCGCCGCCCCAGGCCTTGTTCGTATTGAAGAAACAGATGCGCTTGCCGGGCATGAAACCTACTTGAGAGTTTGCGCTGTGAATTCGGCCACGGCCTCGAGACTGGGGCAGACGAAAAAGCCGGCATCGCGCATGGCCGAGAGCTTGGCGTCGATACCGCCCCCGCTTTCCAGAATGGCTCCGGCATGGCCGAGCCGTCGTCCCGGAGGCGCGGTGCGTCCTGCTATAAAGGATATCACGGGTTTGTCAAAGCCCGTTTTGATCGCGTAGTCCGCCAGATTCTCTTCTGCCCGACCTCCGATTTCCCCGAGCACCACCACGGCGCGGGTCTTTTCGTGGTTGCGCAGCATGTCGAACATGTCCGCAAAGTTCATGCCGATGAACGGATCGCCTCCGATGCCCACGCACAGGGACTGGCCAATGCCGGATCGCGTCAGCCTGTCCGCCACTTCATAGCTCAGAGTGCCACTGCGTGACAGGATGGCCACCGGGCCGGGGCTGAAGGGCATGGTGGGTAGAATGCCGATCTTTGTCTGATCTGGAACGAGTATGCCCGGGGTGTTGGGCCCGACCACACGTGTGCGGCTTTTTCTGATCTGTTCAAAGACCCGCAGCATGTCGTGCTGGGGAATGCCTTCGGTTATGCATACGGCCCACGGGATGTTGTTCGAGGCGGCTTCGAGCACTGCGTCTGCCGCCAGTTTCGGGGGAACGAAAATGATGCTGGCGCCGATTTCGTGGCGGCGGCAGGCCTCGGCCACGGAATTGTAGACGGGAATTCCCTGTACGGATTGTCCGCCCTTGAATGGAGTGACTCCGGCCACGATGTTGGCTCCGTATTCGCGCATCAGTGCGGAATGCAGCTTGCCTTCACGGCCGGTGAGACCCTGCACCAGGATCGGGGTGTTGCGGTCAATGTCGAACGTTGCGTCACAGGTGTAGCCTGTGGGCGCAGGACGGGAAGCCGGGCACGGGGAATCGGGAATCGGGAATTCAATGATCGGGGCGTCCGCAGGTTTGAGCGTGGCGAGTATGGAAATGGCTTCGCTCATGTCCCCGGCCAGATGCAGGCCCTGGACATGGTTGTCCCTGAGCAGGGCAATGCCTGCTTCGGCATCCTTTCCCGCCATTCTGACCACGATGGGTTTGGGGGGCGCGCCATTGCCCAGAGCGTTGAGCAGGGCGCGAGCCACGTCCGCGCAGGACAGGATTCCGCCGAACATGTTGATGAATGCGGCTTTGACCCGAGTATCGCCAAACAGCAGATCCAGTGCTGCGGCCATGCGTTTGTGATCCGCTGCACCGCCCAGATCGAGAAAGTTGCTGGCCGGGAGACCGGAAAAGTTGAGCAGGTCCATGGTGGCCATGGCCAGCCCGGCTCCGTTGACCATCAGGCCGACCCAGCCGGGAAGGGAAACAAAGGAAAGACCTGCGTTTCGGGCGGTGTTTTCCTCTGGCGTGGCGTGTTCCGGCTGATGAAATCTTTCCAGTTCGGGATTCAGGTCCACCACGTTGTCGTCGATTTCGATTTTGCCATCCAGAGCAAGGAACGTGTTGTCCGCGCAGAGGACAAGCGGATTTATCTCCGCAAGGAGCAGGCCGGTGTCCAGCGTGGTGCGGAACAGTTTTTCCACCAGATCGTGAAAGGCCTTGAAATGTCCTTTTTCAAGGCGTGCATGGAAAAAGGCGGCACGAACATGATGCGGTTGCAATCCGGCTGTCACGGAAATCTTCTGCACGAGCAGGTTGCGTTCGCCCATGGATTCGATATCCATTCCCCCGGATCGGCCCAATGTGAAAAGAATGGTTCTGGACGGGCGGGAAACGGTCATGGACAGGTAGAATTCCCGCTGGATATTCACGGCGGGTTCCACGCGGACAAAGGGAACCGAATGCCCCTTTATCCGCAGATCGAACAGTTCCTGTGCTGCTGCGGGAAATTCCTCGGCCGATTCGATGCGTCGAATGCCGCCGACTTTGCCTCTGCCGCCAGTCAGCACCTGAACCTTGGCAAACCATGGGAGCGGGAACGGGGAGCCGAAATCGTCCTGTTCGCCCGGGAAAACCACCTTGCCGCAGGGTACCGGGATGCCGGACTCCTCAAACAGGGTCTTGCTCTTGTGCTCGTTCAGCAGCATTCTCGTGTCCTTTCTGTTGGT
Above is a window of Pseudodesulfovibrio tunisiensis DNA encoding:
- the sucD gene encoding succinate--CoA ligase subunit alpha; this encodes MLLNEHKSKTLFEESGIPVPCGKVVFPGEQDDFGSPFPLPWFAKVQVLTGGRGKVGGIRRIESAEEFPAAAQELFDLRIKGHSVPFVRVEPAVNIQREFYLSMTVSRPSRTILFTLGRSGGMDIESMGERNLLVQKISVTAGLQPHHVRAAFFHARLEKGHFKAFHDLVEKLFRTTLDTGLLLAEINPLVLCADNTFLALDGKIEIDDNVVDLNPELERFHQPEHATPEENTARNAGLSFVSLPGWVGLMVNGAGLAMATMDLLNFSGLPASNFLDLGGAADHKRMAAALDLLFGDTRVKAAFINMFGGILSCADVARALLNALGNGAPPKPIVVRMAGKDAEAGIALLRDNHVQGLHLAGDMSEAISILATLKPADAPIIEFPIPDSPCPASRPAPTGYTCDATFDIDRNTPILVQGLTGREGKLHSALMREYGANIVAGVTPFKGGQSVQGIPVYNSVAEACRRHEIGASIIFVPPKLAADAVLEAASNNIPWAVCITEGIPQHDMLRVFEQIRKSRTRVVGPNTPGILVPDQTKIGILPTMPFSPGPVAILSRSGTLSYEVADRLTRSGIGQSLCVGIGGDPFIGMNFADMFDMLRNHEKTRAVVVLGEIGGRAEENLADYAIKTGFDKPVISFIAGRTAPPGRRLGHAGAILESGGGIDAKLSAMRDAGFFVCPSLEAVAEFTAQTLK
- a CDS encoding YciI family protein, producing MMFVVILEYTDSLERIDALLDEHVAYLREQYAAGMFLASGRQEPRVGGVILAAAESREALDKVLARDPFQRENVAKYQVVEFHPGMTAQGVEQLWEV
- a CDS encoding glycosyltransferase, translated to MPGKRICFFNTNKAWGGGEKWAHDFSLLARDNGYAVHAVAHAKGDLAQRLAQAENIRLHLTDAGNLSFLNPLKILELGHFFRDNRIETVIFALPRDLKSGGIAARLAGVPNIIYRRGIALPIRNTALNRFLFGRILTRFLCNSEETRRLALQRNPNLIAPERTSVIYNGFDLDSYDAADATPLRPAREGVVTIGNAARLTAQKGQKLLIDCAAQLKQRGHSFRMLIAGSGELEQELKAHAREKNVTDCVEFLGFVDNMRAFHESVDIFALTSLWEGFGYVLVEAMAAQKPVVAFAVSSNPEVVSDGSTGLLAKVGEVQDMTDKLEALIASPELRRKMGKAGRESVVRRFTLDKAFAALEPLL
- a CDS encoding ABC transporter substrate-binding protein — its product is MHQTRLFVFLVLFLAAMLAEAVCAPSAHSASPKTVLVIHSYHPEYEWVREYSGPLYSELLKQAQVESFYLDSKRLSPKNQFKQIEAAWQTFRDISPSLVVLCDDNALKSLGNRIGEAGTPIVYLGINGNPRNYLNDIHYATGALERPLFKRSIIFLQEILGDRLKRLLILFDNSTTSWALVEEAFNDRTFMGLSPVAVDLRFIEEWHEWRRTVFEAKEDDYDAAIVALYHTIKDAAGNHVPEDMVLDWTGEHSPIPLFAYWDFAIGQDKTLGGLVQTGHIQGETAGDMARQILKGTPISSIPPRIPEQGRFVFSRSGLKKWEITLPESIAERATFVD
- a CDS encoding metal-dependent hydrolase → MPGYKGHLAGGLAFFVMGFVGALLLGWAMRDPLVWAGIAGFCLMGALFPDVDTDSKGQNLFYLVFAAVDLGLILHKDYMWAAWLGFFAMLPAIGSHRGWTHTWWAMLLVPVPIMAVPAAVLGLPEAKAFLPFYAAFVVGYFSHLLLDGEFR